The Alicyclobacillus macrosporangiidus CPP55 genome segment GACCTCACCCTGGCGATGGCCAAATCGGGTCATGTGCTCGATCTCTCGTCCATTCCGGGCGTCAAGGTGGATAAACACAGTACCGGCGGCGTGGGGGACACCACCACCCTGGTGCTGGCGCCGCTGGTGGCGTCCGTCGGGGTGCCGGTGGCCAAGATGTCGGGCCGCGGGCTGGGGCACACGGGCGGCACCATCGACAAGCTGGAGTCCATCCCGGGATTCTCCTGCGAGCTGTCGATGGACGCGTTCCTGGACCAGGTGCGCCGCGTCGGCGTGGCGGTCGCCGCCCAGACGGCGGAGTTGGCGCCGGCGGACAAGAAGCTGTACGCCCTGCGCGACGTCACGGACACGGTGGAATCCATCCCGCTCATCGCCAGCTCCATCATGAGCAAGAAGATTGCGAGCGGCGCCGATGCGATCGTCCTCGACGTCAAGGTGGGCGCGGGCGCGTTCATGAAAGACCTGGATCAGGCGCGGCGGCTGGCGCGGGCGATGGTATCCATCGGCCAGCTGGCCGGGCGCCGGACCGTCGCCGTGCTGACCAACATGGACGAACCGCTCGGGCGCGCCATCGGCAACGCGCTCGAGGTCCGCGAGGCCGTGCTCACGCTGCGCGGGCAGGGACCGCCGGACCTGACGGAACTTTGCCTGACCCTCGGCGCGGAGATGGTCCTCCTCGCGGGCAAGGCGAAGGAAGCGGCCGCAGCCCGCGCGATGTTGGAGCAGGCCTTGGCGGACGGCAGGGCTGTCGCAAAGTGGAAGGAGTTCGTCCGGGCGCAGGGCGGTGACGATCGGGTCGCGGACGATCTCTCGCTCCTGCCGAAGGCGCCCGTCGTCCGTCCGTTGCACGCGTGGGCGGACGGCGTCGTGAGCGGGATGCAGGCGGAGGAGATCGGGCTCGTCGCCATGCGCCTGGGCGCCGGCCGGGCGAAACACGGGGATGCCATCGACCCCGCCGTCGGCATTGTGCTGCACCGCAAGGTGGGCGATCCGGTGGTCCAAGGCGAGGTGCTGGCGGAGATCCACGCCGCAAGCGAGGAGGCGGCGGAAGAGGCGGCGCGCGCGCTTCGCGGGTGCATCACCCTGGCGGCGGGCGATCCGTTCACGCCCCCGCTGGTGCTGGAGATCATCCGGGCCGACGTTTCGCCGGGCGATCCCGCGGGCGGCCAGGGGTCGCCAGAGGATTCCGCTCCCGGCACGGCGATCGACCCCGACGAGGCCCTGCTGGCCGCGGCAAGGGGGGCCCTGCAGCAGGCGTACGTGCCTTACTCCCGGTTTCCCGTGGGGGCGGCGCTGCGATTGTCCGACGGAACGGTGATCACCGGCGCAAACGTGGAGAATGCGTCGTACGGGCTCACGAACTGTGCGGAGCGCACGGCCTTGTTTCAATGGGCCGCCTCGCCGGCCCGGGCCGCGGGCATCCGGGTGGTGGCCGTGGCGGTGATTGCAAACAGCCCCGATCCGGTCGCGCCCTGCGGCGCGTGCCGGCAGGTGCTGGCGGAGTTCTGCAGCCCCGAGACGCCGGTGTGGCTGGCGAACACGGACGGCGCCGTCCGGCGGACGACGGTTGGGGAACTCCTGCCGCATGCATTTGGGCCCGCGCAGTTGGCGGGCGGTCGATGAGGCGAATGGAGGGTGTGGCGTGAGGGATCCAGTGATTCTCGGAATGGTTCAGGACATCCGCAGAGAGGCGGACGGAGAAGCCGGAGGAGCGAGCAGCGGGGCGCAGCAGTTGCCGCTGCGCAGCGAGGTGGAAGATCGGTACAAGTGGCGGCTAGAAGACATCTACCCGGATGACGCCCGTTGGGAGGAGGACGCGAAACAGGTCCTCGAGGACGTCCGGAAACTCGCGGCGCTGAAGGGGCGGCTGACGGCGTCGGCGTCGGCCCTGCTCGAGGGGCTAAAGCTGCAGGACCAGGTCAACGAGCGGCTGTCCCGGCTGTACGTGTACGCGAAGATGCGGCGGGACGAGGACAACGCCAATCCGAAGTACCAGGCGTTGACGGATCGGGCGACGTCCATCGCGGTGCAGGTGGACAGCGAGAAGGCGTTCGTCGTGCCGGAGATCCTGGCCGCGCCGGAGGAGACCCTGCGCGCGTACCTGGAGGAGGAACCGGGCCTCGCGCTGTACCGGTTCTACCTGGAGCAACTGATCCGTCAGAAGCCGCATGTCCTCTCGGCGGAGCAGGAGCAACTGCTGGCCGGCACGGGAGAGATGGCGAGCGCGCCGAGCCACATCTTCAGCATGTTCAACGACGCGGACATCCAGTTCCCCGTGATCGAGGACGAATCGGGCAAACCGGTCCAACTCACGCACGGGCGTTACATGCAGATGTTGCAGAGCCGCGACCGGCGGGTGCGCCGGGAGGCCTTCGAGGGCGTGCTGGAGACATACCGGAAGAGCCGCAACACGCTGGCCGCCATCTACTCTGCGAGTGTGAAAAAGGACCTGTTCTACGCGCAGGTGCGCCGTTACCCGGGGGCGCTCGAGGCGGCCCTCGACGAGGACGACGTTCCGGTCTCGGTCTACGACAACCTGATCGCAGCCGTGCGCGAGTCCCTGCCGGCGTTGCACAAGTACCTGGCGCTGCGCAAACGGGTGCTGGGGCTTGACGAGTTGCACATGTACGACCTGTACACACCGCTCGTGCCGGATTTGGATGTCAAGATCCCGTACGACAAGGCCGTGGAGACGGTCAAGGAGGCCATCCGCCCGCTCGGCGAGGCGTACCAGCGTGTCGCCGCGGAAGGGCTTGCGTCCGGGTGGGTGGACGTGTTTGAGACGCGCGGCAAGACGAGCGGCGCGTACTCCTGGGCGACCTACGGGGTGCACCCGTATATCCTGCTCAACCACCAGGACACGCTCAACGACATGTTCACGCTGGCGCACGAATTGGGTCACGCGATGCACTACTACTACTCCATGAACGCGCAGCCGTTCGTGTACGCCAACTACACCATCTTCGTGGCCGAGGTGGCTTCGACCTGTAACGAGGCGCTGCTGACGCATCACCTGCTCGAGACGACGGACGATCCGAAGATGCGGGCATACCTCATCAACCACCACCTGGAGACCCTGCGCGGGACCTTGTTCCGCCAGACGATGTTCGCGGAGTTCGAGAAGCTGGTGCACCGCCACGCCCAGGAGGGCGGAGCGCTGACGCCGGAGTGGCTGTGCGAGACCTATTACCAACTGGTGAGCGATTATTTTTCGGCGGAGTGCACGGTCGATCGCCCGATTGAGATGGAGTGGGCGCGCATTCCGCACTTCTACAACGCGTTCTACGTGTACAAGTACGCCACCGGCATTTCGGCGGCGACCGCGCTGTCGCAGAAGATCCTGCGGGAAGGGGAGCCGGCGGTGGAGGCGTATCTGTCCTTCCTGAAAGGCGGAGCGTCCGATTACCCGATTCCTCTCCTGCGCCGGGCGGGAGTCGATATGGAGTCGCCGGAGCCGGTGCGGGAGACCCTGCGCCTGTTCACGCGATTGGTCGACGACCTCGCGGCGCTGCTCCAGGCGTAACGCTGGCAGACAGCGAAAGCGCGAGGTTGGGGAGGGATGGCTGTGGACGGCAGAAGGGCGCGCAGAGCCGTGCTGGTGCTCTCCGTCTTCATCGCCATCGTCTCCTTCGCCATCTGGGGCTGGCGGCGCGCGCACGGTCGTGCAGCGCCGCTCTGGGACGAGGTGGCGATGGCGTACGGCGGGGTATTCTGCCTCTTTTGGTTTTTCGACGAGATCGGCCGGCAGGCGAGCATCCGGCGGCGGGAGCGGGCGCGCGTCCGTCCGCGCCCGTCCGCGGCCGCGTCTCCCGGCCAGCGCGTCGTCGCCGCACCGGGCCGGGGTCCGGCTTCGGTGCGGCTGGATCGCGTCAGCCCGGAGCAGGACGGACCGCTTCAAACCTTGCTGGACGATTTCGCAGAGGAGGTCTGGGCCCTCGAGGGACGGCGCCCTCCGGCCGGACCGGACGGGGCGCCCTTGGGATGGTCCGCAACGTCCTGGAGGGCGGAGGGTGTGCACGCGTTTTTCATCCTCGCCGCCCTCGGGGGCGGTGCCGAGGAACTCGCAGGGATGTGCGCGGTCCGCGCGGGATCGCGCGGGGCGGAGATCCGGGGGATCTACGTCCTGCCTGCCTGGCGGCGGCGTGGGGTGGGCGGACAAGCCCTGGAGAAGCTGCTGGAGTTCGTGCGATTGGCGAACCTGGGCGAGGCGGCGTCGGTCCGGCTGTCCCGCAACAACGCCCGGGCCCAGCGTTTCTTCGCCAAGCACGGGTTCGCCGCGTCGGTGTCCGTGACGGGTTCCCAGGATGATGTGGCGGCCGCCTTCCCGCCAGGGTCCGGTTCTCCATGGGACGC includes the following:
- a CDS encoding pyrimidine-nucleoside phosphorylase, coding for MRMYDLIHKKRTGQALTRSEIEWMVDAYVRGEVPDYQVSAFAMAVVWRGMTDEETKDLTLAMAKSGHVLDLSSIPGVKVDKHSTGGVGDTTTLVLAPLVASVGVPVAKMSGRGLGHTGGTIDKLESIPGFSCELSMDAFLDQVRRVGVAVAAQTAELAPADKKLYALRDVTDTVESIPLIASSIMSKKIASGADAIVLDVKVGAGAFMKDLDQARRLARAMVSIGQLAGRRTVAVLTNMDEPLGRAIGNALEVREAVLTLRGQGPPDLTELCLTLGAEMVLLAGKAKEAAAARAMLEQALADGRAVAKWKEFVRAQGGDDRVADDLSLLPKAPVVRPLHAWADGVVSGMQAEEIGLVAMRLGAGRAKHGDAIDPAVGIVLHRKVGDPVVQGEVLAEIHAASEEAAEEAARALRGCITLAAGDPFTPPLVLEIIRADVSPGDPAGGQGSPEDSAPGTAIDPDEALLAAARGALQQAYVPYSRFPVGAALRLSDGTVITGANVENASYGLTNCAERTALFQWAASPARAAGIRVVAVAVIANSPDPVAPCGACRQVLAEFCSPETPVWLANTDGAVRRTTVGELLPHAFGPAQLAGGR
- the pepF gene encoding oligoendopeptidase F, translating into MVQDIRREADGEAGGASSGAQQLPLRSEVEDRYKWRLEDIYPDDARWEEDAKQVLEDVRKLAALKGRLTASASALLEGLKLQDQVNERLSRLYVYAKMRRDEDNANPKYQALTDRATSIAVQVDSEKAFVVPEILAAPEETLRAYLEEEPGLALYRFYLEQLIRQKPHVLSAEQEQLLAGTGEMASAPSHIFSMFNDADIQFPVIEDESGKPVQLTHGRYMQMLQSRDRRVRREAFEGVLETYRKSRNTLAAIYSASVKKDLFYAQVRRYPGALEAALDEDDVPVSVYDNLIAAVRESLPALHKYLALRKRVLGLDELHMYDLYTPLVPDLDVKIPYDKAVETVKEAIRPLGEAYQRVAAEGLASGWVDVFETRGKTSGAYSWATYGVHPYILLNHQDTLNDMFTLAHELGHAMHYYYSMNAQPFVYANYTIFVAEVASTCNEALLTHHLLETTDDPKMRAYLINHHLETLRGTLFRQTMFAEFEKLVHRHAQEGGALTPEWLCETYYQLVSDYFSAECTVDRPIEMEWARIPHFYNAFYVYKYATGISAATALSQKILREGEPAVEAYLSFLKGGASDYPIPLLRRAGVDMESPEPVRETLRLFTRLVDDLAALLQA
- a CDS encoding GNAT family N-acetyltransferase; amino-acid sequence: MDGRRARRAVLVLSVFIAIVSFAIWGWRRAHGRAAPLWDEVAMAYGGVFCLFWFFDEIGRQASIRRRERARVRPRPSAAASPGQRVVAAPGRGPASVRLDRVSPEQDGPLQTLLDDFAEEVWALEGRRPPAGPDGAPLGWSATSWRAEGVHAFFILAALGGGAEELAGMCAVRAGSRGAEIRGIYVLPAWRRRGVGGQALEKLLEFVRLANLGEAASVRLSRNNARAQRFFAKHGFAASVSVTGSQDDVAAAFPPGSGSPWDADGRDAGAWVTWERPVAQVYPVTWERSEGIAPPGATPR